From one Nonomuraea polychroma genomic stretch:
- a CDS encoding LysR family transcriptional regulator: MLDLWSLKVLVEVGRLGSFSAAAEELSMTQPAVSRQIATLERHTGVRLFERLPRGVRPTDAGRAALEQADEVLRGMRLFETRMRAFATAEAGRVRVSAFPSAATSYLPDRFRSFAARHPDVELSLTVRSGEHDPCAAVLDGEADIALLTSWDTPGPPGTAGVVLTPLHEDELLVALAVSHPLAKGRRVRLLDLAEDPWIDGTHPDCLGPIARLEAALGRAPRISHVCDDWNGRQGLVAAGVGVMLYPSIAGYSAIRPDIRLLTPSPSLPSRTILAATLPPSDRPPAVSAFLTMLTSPPPAP, from the coding sequence ATGCTTGACCTCTGGTCGCTGAAGGTGCTGGTGGAGGTCGGGAGGCTGGGGTCGTTCTCGGCGGCGGCCGAGGAGCTGTCGATGACGCAGCCCGCCGTCTCCCGGCAGATCGCCACGCTGGAGCGGCACACGGGCGTTCGGCTGTTCGAACGGCTGCCGCGTGGCGTCCGGCCGACGGATGCCGGGCGGGCGGCGCTGGAGCAGGCGGACGAGGTGCTCCGCGGGATGAGGCTCTTCGAGACGCGGATGCGGGCCTTCGCGACGGCCGAGGCGGGGCGGGTCCGGGTGTCGGCGTTCCCGAGCGCGGCGACCAGCTACCTTCCCGACCGATTCCGCTCGTTCGCGGCCCGGCATCCCGACGTCGAGCTCTCCCTCACAGTCCGCTCCGGCGAGCATGACCCGTGCGCCGCTGTACTGGACGGTGAGGCCGACATCGCTCTCCTGACCTCCTGGGACACGCCCGGCCCTCCGGGGACGGCCGGGGTGGTCCTCACGCCGCTGCACGAGGACGAGCTGCTGGTCGCGCTGGCGGTCTCCCATCCGCTGGCGAAGGGGCGCCGGGTGCGGTTGCTGGACCTGGCGGAAGATCCGTGGATCGACGGCACGCATCCCGACTGCCTCGGCCCCATTGCCCGGCTCGAGGCGGCGCTGGGCCGGGCGCCGCGGATCAGCCACGTGTGCGACGACTGGAACGGCAGGCAGGGGCTGGTGGCGGCGGGGGTGGGCGTGATGTTGTATCCGTCGATCGCGGGCTACTCGGCCATCCGCCCCGACATCCGGCTCCTGACACCCTCGCCGTCCCTGCCCTCCCGCACCATCCTCGCCGCCACCCTCCCCCCATCGGACCGCCCTCCGGCCGTCTCCGCCTTCCTGACCATGTTGACTTCGCCGCCACCCGCGCCATGA
- a CDS encoding class I SAM-dependent methyltransferase produces the protein METETVDNHQYAWLSEVLPREPQRVLDVGCGRGELAAELMRRGHEVTAIDISQEAVDAARAAGVPAIQADIVKYPDVAAPGPDAAAPGPDAAAPGPDAAAPGPDAAAPGPGGAHPGSAVRGYDDGSLFDVVVMSLSLHHLHPLEAALDRVRTLLVDGGLLLVDEFAWDWADRAAATWFYDAGSLLAAAGVADFTREPGRIGHDPVERWREAHADHTPAAEMLAALEERFEVTSVRREPYLSRYLGGKLAEGGSADIVEELWRIERDRLAAGALPPTGFRMTARTM, from the coding sequence ATGGAGACAGAGACGGTGGACAACCACCAGTACGCATGGCTGAGTGAGGTGCTCCCGAGGGAGCCGCAGCGGGTGCTGGACGTCGGGTGCGGGCGTGGCGAGCTGGCGGCCGAGTTGATGAGGCGCGGCCACGAGGTCACCGCGATCGACATCTCGCAGGAGGCCGTCGACGCGGCACGGGCCGCAGGGGTGCCGGCCATCCAGGCCGACATCGTGAAATATCCGGACGTCGCCGCCCCCGGGCCGGATGCCGCCGCCCCCGGGCCGGATGCCGCCGCCCCCGGGCCGGATGCCGCCGCCCCCGGCCCGGATGCCGCCGCCCCCGGGCCGGGCGGCGCCCACCCCGGGTCGGCTGTCCGCGGCTACGACGACGGATCGTTGTTCGATGTGGTCGTCATGTCGCTCTCGCTGCATCACCTGCACCCGCTCGAGGCGGCGCTGGACCGCGTGCGCACGCTGCTCGTGGACGGTGGACTCCTGCTGGTGGACGAGTTCGCCTGGGATTGGGCCGACCGGGCCGCCGCCACATGGTTCTACGACGCCGGATCGTTGCTCGCCGCCGCCGGTGTGGCGGATTTCACCCGCGAGCCCGGCCGCATAGGTCATGATCCGGTCGAACGGTGGCGCGAGGCGCACGCGGACCACACGCCCGCGGCCGAGATGCTCGCCGCCCTCGAGGAGCGGTTCGAGGTCACGAGCGTGCGGCGGGAGCCGTACCTGTCGCGATATCTCGGCGGAAAGCTGGCAGAGGGCGGCAGCGCCGACATCGTCGAGGAGCTGTGGCGCATCGAACGGGACCGCCTCGCTGCGGGAGCGCTCCCGCCCACGGGCTTCAGGATGACCGCGCGGACGATGTGA
- a CDS encoding C40 family peptidase — protein sequence MTVTAGGLILHAPAAQAATTSDAAGTSTAKAVSVAKSAKSAAALRIARQKAKAEKAVAAARNQIGDPYRYGATGPGAFDCSGLTQYAWKKAGVKIPRVAASQFAGIKRKVSWKNLQPGDLMFFRGLGHVGMYVGNGKMLHSPRTGERVRVDKLSSWRKASFVGAVRPGL from the coding sequence ATGACCGTGACGGCCGGAGGTTTGATCCTCCATGCCCCGGCGGCGCAGGCGGCGACGACCAGCGATGCGGCCGGCACCTCCACGGCTAAGGCGGTTTCCGTCGCCAAGTCCGCGAAGTCGGCCGCAGCACTCAGGATTGCCCGGCAGAAGGCGAAGGCCGAAAAGGCCGTCGCCGCGGCCAGGAACCAGATCGGTGACCCGTACCGGTATGGGGCCACGGGCCCTGGTGCGTTCGACTGCTCCGGCCTGACCCAGTACGCCTGGAAGAAGGCCGGGGTGAAGATCCCCCGCGTGGCGGCCAGCCAGTTCGCCGGCATCAAGCGGAAGGTCTCCTGGAAGAATCTCCAGCCAGGCGACCTGATGTTCTTCAGGGGTCTCGGTCACGTCGGCATGTATGTCGGCAACGGCAAGATGCTCCACTCCCCGCGGACAGGTGAGCGGGTGCGTGTCGACAAGCTGAGCAGCTGGCGCAAGGCGTCCTTCGTCGGCGCGGTTCGTCCCGGCTTGTGA